In the Clostridium sporogenes genome, one interval contains:
- a CDS encoding acyl-CoA dehydrogenase family protein produces MLFKTVEKHENLRSKIREFAEEEVKPIAFMLDQENKFPSESIHKLANMGIMGIPYPKEYGGAGLDVISYAIAVEELSRVDGGTGVVLSAHTSLGSYPIFAYGTEEQKKKYLVPLVKGEKIGAFGLTEENAGSDASGTETTAILDGDHYVLNGEKIFITNAGEADIYIIFAVTTPDIGTHGISAFIVEKDFEGFSFGKHYDKMGIRSSATGELILNNVKVTKENLLGKEGDGFKIAMSTLDGGRIGIAAQALGIAQGAYENAIEYSKERIQFGKPICHQQIIAFKLADMATKLRAARLLVYSAADMKQNHERYSMEAAMAKQYASDICLEIVNDALQIFGGSGYMKGMEVERAYRDAKICTIYEGTNEIQRVVIAANIIGKMPKTKNTDEIQKNKSATGYRKNTIFKDGTSKERVDALVEALKSDGYDFTVGIPIDAPINKAERVVSVGLGIGEKENMKLIENLAVQAGAAIGSSRPVAETLKYVPLNRYVGMSGQKFTGNLYIACGISGAIQHLKGIKEASTIVAINNNPNAKIFKNSDYGIVGNLMEILPLLTDALDNGKAKNEAPPMKKMKRAVPRKTRSTGKCYVCNGCGYEYDPSLGDSEGDIISGTIFEKIPEDWTCPACGEEKDMFIEA; encoded by the coding sequence ATGTTATTTAAAACTGTGGAGAAACATGAAAATTTGAGAAGTAAAATAAGAGAGTTTGCTGAAGAAGAAGTTAAACCTATTGCATTTATGCTGGATCAAGAAAATAAATTTCCTTCAGAATCAATTCATAAACTAGCCAATATGGGTATTATGGGAATACCATATCCAAAAGAGTATGGTGGAGCAGGCTTAGATGTAATAAGTTATGCAATAGCTGTTGAAGAACTATCAAGAGTAGATGGCGGTACAGGTGTAGTTCTTTCTGCTCATACATCTTTAGGATCATATCCAATTTTTGCTTATGGAACAGAAGAGCAAAAGAAAAAATATCTGGTTCCATTAGTAAAGGGAGAAAAAATAGGTGCCTTTGGACTTACTGAGGAAAATGCAGGTAGTGACGCTAGTGGTACAGAAACTACAGCTATTTTAGATGGAGATCATTATGTTTTAAATGGAGAAAAGATTTTTATAACTAATGCAGGTGAGGCAGATATTTATATTATTTTTGCAGTTACTACACCTGATATAGGTACTCATGGAATCAGTGCTTTTATTGTAGAGAAAGATTTTGAAGGTTTTAGTTTTGGAAAACATTATGATAAGATGGGTATTCGTTCTTCGGCTACTGGAGAGCTAATTTTAAATAATGTTAAAGTTACTAAAGAAAATTTATTAGGTAAAGAAGGCGATGGTTTTAAAATTGCTATGTCTACATTAGATGGTGGTCGTATAGGGATTGCAGCTCAGGCTTTAGGAATTGCTCAGGGAGCTTATGAAAATGCTATTGAATATTCAAAGGAAAGAATTCAATTCGGAAAACCTATTTGTCATCAACAAATTATTGCCTTTAAATTAGCAGATATGGCTACAAAACTTAGAGCAGCTAGATTACTTGTTTATAGTGCAGCAGACATGAAACAGAATCATGAACGCTATAGTATGGAAGCCGCTATGGCAAAACAATATGCTTCTGATATTTGTCTAGAAATTGTTAACGATGCTCTTCAAATATTTGGAGGCAGTGGTTATATGAAAGGTATGGAAGTTGAACGTGCTTACAGAGATGCTAAGATTTGTACAATATATGAAGGAACTAACGAGATTCAACGTGTTGTTATAGCTGCTAATATCATAGGTAAAATGCCAAAAACCAAAAATACAGATGAAATACAAAAAAATAAATCTGCTACAGGTTATCGTAAAAATACAATTTTTAAGGACGGAACTTCTAAGGAAAGAGTAGATGCTCTTGTAGAAGCTCTTAAATCAGATGGTTATGATTTTACAGTAGGAATTCCTATAGATGCTCCTATTAATAAGGCTGAGCGAGTAGTCAGTGTAGGGCTAGGTATAGGAGAAAAAGAAAATATGAAGCTTATAGAGAATTTAGCAGTTCAAGCTGGTGCAGCTATAGGATCTTCTCGTCCAGTAGCAGAAACACTTAAATATGTACCATTAAATAGATATGTTGGTATGTCTGGCCAAAAATTCACAGGAAATTTATACATTGCTTGTGGCATTTCAGGTGCAATTCAACATTTGAAAGGAATAAAAGAAGCTTCCACAATTGTTGCTATAAATAATAATCCTAATGCTAAAATTTTTAAAAATTCAGACTACGGCATTGTTGGAAATTTGATGGAAATATTGCCATTGCTTACTGATGCTTTAGATAATGGAAAAGCAAAAAATGAAGCTCCACCGATGAAAAAAATGAAAAGAGCTGTTCCACGAAAGACTCGTTCAACTGGTAAATGTTATGTATGTAATGGATGTGGTTACGAATATGATCCTAGCTTAGGAGATTCTGAAGGTGATATTATTTCAGGTACAATTTTTGAGAAAATACCTGAGGATTGGACTTGTCCTGCTTGTGGAGAAGAAAAAGATATGTTTATAGAAGCTTGA
- a CDS encoding FprA family A-type flavoprotein, whose protein sequence is MYCVRNITEDLYYVGGDDRRLALFENIHPIEKGVSYNSYLLLDEKTVLFDTVDWSICRQFLDNIKGILGDRTLDYMVINHMEPDHAACIEEIIIRYPGVKIVCTEKAAMFMHQFDFNVQDRVIKVKEGDTMSFGKHKVAFMLAPMVHWPEVMVTYDITNGVLFSADAFGTFGALDGKMFNDEVNFDRDWIDEARRYYTNIVGKYGVQVQALLKKAKNIDIKIICPLHGPAWRSNLGYFLDKYDKWSRYEPEEKGVMIVYGTMYGNTEAAANHLAIELVKKGMTNVVMYDVSKTHVSYLISETFKYSHVVLACVTYNLNIYPPMLSYIMDMKALNVQKRTFALIENGTWAPRAGKLMREHLNDMKEMTILDDDMLVNSSMKEQDGDSINSIVDNIIESMK, encoded by the coding sequence ATGTATTGTGTTAGAAATATAACTGAAGATCTTTATTATGTTGGGGGGGATGATCGTAGGCTTGCGCTATTTGAAAACATTCATCCTATTGAAAAAGGTGTTTCCTATAATTCTTATCTACTTTTAGATGAGAAGACAGTATTATTTGATACAGTTGATTGGTCAATTTGTCGTCAATTTCTTGATAATATTAAAGGTATTTTAGGAGACAGAACTTTAGATTATATGGTAATAAATCATATGGAACCAGACCATGCAGCTTGTATAGAAGAAATTATTATTCGTTATCCAGGTGTAAAGATTGTGTGTACTGAGAAAGCTGCTATGTTTATGCATCAATTTGATTTTAATGTTCAAGACAGAGTAATAAAAGTTAAAGAAGGAGACACTATGTCTTTTGGTAAACATAAGGTTGCATTTATGCTTGCTCCAATGGTACATTGGCCAGAAGTTATGGTAACATATGATATTACTAATGGTGTATTATTTTCTGCTGATGCTTTTGGTACTTTCGGTGCATTAGATGGTAAAATGTTTAACGATGAAGTAAACTTTGATAGAGATTGGATTGATGAAGCTAGAAGATATTATACCAATATTGTAGGTAAGTATGGTGTTCAAGTTCAAGCTCTTTTAAAGAAAGCAAAAAATATTGACATTAAGATTATATGCCCATTACATGGCCCTGCATGGCGTAGTAATTTAGGATATTTTTTAGATAAGTATGATAAATGGAGCAGATATGAACCTGAAGAGAAGGGCGTAATGATTGTTTATGGAACAATGTATGGAAATACAGAAGCCGCTGCTAATCATTTAGCAATAGAGTTAGTTAAAAAAGGAATGACTAATGTGGTTATGTATGATGTTTCAAAAACTCATGTTTCATATTTGATTTCTGAAACATTTAAATATAGTCATGTAGTTCTTGCTTGTGTAACTTATAACTTAAATATTTATCCACCAATGTTATCATATATAATGGATATGAAAGCACTAAATGTTCAAAAACGTACTTTTGCTCTTATAGAAAATGGTACTTGGGCGCCACGAGCAGGAAAACTAATGCGTGAACATTTAAATGATATGAAAGAAATGACCATTTTAGATGATGATATGTTAGTTAATTCTAGTATGAAAGAGCAGGATGGGGATTCAATAAATAGCATTGTTGATAATATTATTGAGTCAATGAAATAA
- a CDS encoding cupin domain-containing protein codes for MYNIFETYPYYPDSSIYNLNNMHNACGIYPCGYYFNMPVYNPYYPATPNTQYLPPTDKTNSYSRFDPSSPIKDQGPNPFSINIEEATEQNNNYRTTLWTGKNLQVTLMSINANDDIGLELHPDVDQFLRIEEGNGIVRMGDKKDHLNYEKRVGDGFAIMVPAGTWHNLINTGNKPLKLYSIYAPPHHPHGTVHETKAIAQAQGD; via the coding sequence ATGTATAATATTTTCGAAACATATCCTTATTATCCTGACTCATCAATTTATAACTTAAATAATATGCATAATGCCTGTGGAATATATCCTTGTGGTTATTATTTTAATATGCCAGTTTATAATCCATACTATCCTGCAACACCTAATACTCAATATTTACCTCCTACTGATAAAACAAATAGTTATTCAAGATTTGATCCTTCATCTCCTATAAAGGATCAAGGACCAAATCCTTTTTCAATTAATATTGAAGAAGCTACTGAACAAAATAATAATTATCGTACTACTTTATGGACAGGTAAAAACCTACAAGTCACTTTAATGAGTATCAATGCTAACGACGATATAGGTTTGGAACTCCACCCTGATGTGGATCAATTCCTACGTATTGAAGAAGGAAATGGCATTGTTAGAATGGGAGATAAAAAAGATCATTTAAATTATGAAAAAAGAGTAGGGGATGGTTTTGCAATAATGGTACCTGCTGGTACATGGCACAATCTAATCAATACAGGCAATAAGCCACTTAAATTATACTCTATTTATGCACCACCTCATCATCCTCATGGTACTGTTCATGAAACTAAAGCAATTGCACAAGCTCAAGGCGACTAA
- a CDS encoding MATE family efflux transporter: protein MKNEISTAEMMERESISKVLLKLSVPAIIAMLINAIYNIVDTMFVGMLNNTSAIAAVSIVYPLFMFIGAIGVMFGAGGASYLSRLLGEKKKEEADKTLTSTIIIGCIFSLIFTVISIIFLDKFLLMYGATETIMPYAREYGYTIVLGSVFTIGTGIMSNTIRAEGNSKYSMIATCIGGVINIILDPIFMFKFGMGIKGAAVATVISQIVSFIFLLRYYYSKKSYVRLAIKFFKPTFNMFFEILKIGIPIFVTQVLASFALGFMNLGAKPYGDSAVAAMGIVFRVMSIGFYIVFGIGQGFQPVAGYNYGAKNFTRLKEAVKLSIKWSIISGIVISILFIVFAEGCMLIFTRDREVINIGIKAFRAASLLFPLFGYVNTYAVLYQALGKALGAFILSISRQGIFYIPLMYILPKFMGLEGVIFCQTAADGLAFIETFIMATWLNKSLKKEMTEEDNLELTKEVSSL from the coding sequence ATGAAAAATGAAATATCTACAGCAGAAATGATGGAGAGAGAGAGCATATCAAAGGTGCTCTTAAAATTATCAGTACCTGCAATAATAGCTATGTTAATTAATGCTATTTACAACATAGTGGATACCATGTTTGTGGGAATGTTAAATAACACCAGTGCTATTGCTGCCGTGTCTATAGTGTATCCACTATTTATGTTTATTGGAGCTATAGGGGTTATGTTTGGTGCAGGGGGTGCTTCCTATCTATCAAGGCTGTTGGGAGAAAAGAAAAAAGAAGAAGCTGATAAGACATTAACATCTACTATAATAATTGGATGTATATTCAGCTTGATTTTTACTGTGATTTCTATAATATTTTTAGACAAATTTTTGTTAATGTATGGAGCAACAGAAACAATAATGCCTTATGCTAGAGAATATGGATATACAATAGTATTAGGATCGGTTTTTACTATTGGTACAGGAATAATGAGTAATACTATTAGAGCAGAGGGAAATTCAAAATATAGTATGATTGCTACCTGTATAGGAGGAGTTATAAATATAATATTAGATCCTATATTCATGTTTAAATTTGGTATGGGTATAAAAGGTGCTGCAGTTGCTACAGTTATATCACAGATAGTATCTTTTATTTTTCTTTTAAGATATTATTATTCTAAGAAAAGCTATGTAAGATTAGCAATCAAATTTTTTAAACCAACTTTTAATATGTTTTTTGAAATACTTAAGATAGGTATTCCTATTTTTGTAACTCAAGTATTGGCCAGTTTTGCTTTGGGTTTCATGAATTTAGGAGCAAAACCTTATGGAGATTCAGCAGTAGCTGCCATGGGTATAGTATTTAGAGTTATGTCTATAGGATTTTATATAGTGTTTGGAATTGGACAAGGATTCCAACCAGTTGCAGGATATAATTATGGGGCTAAAAACTTCACTAGATTAAAAGAAGCTGTAAAGTTATCTATTAAATGGAGTATTATATCTGGTATTGTTATATCTATTTTATTTATAGTTTTTGCAGAAGGATGTATGCTTATATTTACAAGGGATAGAGAAGTTATAAATATAGGAATAAAAGCTTTTAGAGCAGCAAGTTTATTGTTCCCACTCTTTGGATATGTAAATACTTATGCAGTATTATATCAAGCTTTAGGTAAGGCTTTAGGAGCTTTCATATTGTCTATTTCTAGACAGGGAATATTTTATATACCTTTAATGTATATATTACCGAAATTTATGGGATTGGAAGGTGTAATATTCTGTCAAACTGCAGCAGATGGATTGGCATTTATAGAAACTTTTATAATGGCTACTTGGTTAAATAAGAGTCTAAAAAAAGAGATGACTGAAGAGGATAATTTAGAATTAACCAAGGAAGTTTCATCTCTTTAA
- a CDS encoding transcriptional repressor yields the protein MSNELEFYKHIFHSNNIKLTTKRTMILKIFFNHRNEHLTAKEIYYLVKKNCPSIGLATVYRTIQTLFKLDLLDHLLLEDGVSRYKLFLDKDINFKVHNKQHPHLICLNCKKILDCHPSLMATIENRINKFFLFKVTNSEMKFYGYCQECCIKKSK from the coding sequence ATGTCAAATGAATTAGAATTTTATAAGCATATTTTTCACTCTAATAATATCAAGCTTACAACTAAAAGAACTATGATTTTAAAAATTTTCTTTAATCATAGAAATGAGCATCTAACAGCAAAGGAAATTTACTATTTAGTTAAAAAAAATTGTCCATCAATTGGGTTAGCTACTGTTTATAGAACTATTCAAACATTATTTAAATTAGATTTATTAGACCATTTATTACTGGAAGATGGAGTTAGTCGTTATAAACTATTTTTAGATAAGGATATAAATTTTAAAGTTCATAATAAACAGCATCCTCATCTTATTTGCCTTAATTGTAAAAAAATTTTAGATTGCCACCCTAGTCTTATGGCTACTATTGAAAATCGGATAAATAAATTTTTTTTATTCAAAGTTACTAATTCTGAAATGAAATTTTATGGCTATTGTCAGGAGTGTTGCATTAAAAAAAGCAAGTAA
- a CDS encoding TetR family transcriptional regulator C-terminal domain-containing protein encodes MFEVQDLRVVKTLDNIKNSFLQLVKEKSFTKITVKDITEKARINRSTFYKYYLDKYDLKEKTINNFLTDYKNEFSLDYIESINNSITLNIDELEKLMLYFQIKEEMIMVLWDENMEDCVLSKMQEILEEKVGIWIKLNTDTDQLDKKDELFIRIFSSSFLVIIKWWFECAPKCSAREVVKLVFDSRELAHGKTFE; translated from the coding sequence TTGTTTGAAGTACAGGACTTAAGAGTTGTAAAAACATTAGATAATATAAAGAATAGTTTTTTACAATTAGTAAAAGAAAAAAGTTTTACTAAAATTACTGTAAAAGACATAACTGAAAAAGCAAGAATAAATCGATCAACTTTTTATAAGTATTATTTAGACAAATATGATTTAAAAGAGAAAACAATTAATAATTTTTTGACAGATTATAAAAATGAATTTAGCCTAGATTATATTGAATCTATAAATAACAGTATTACTTTGAATATAGATGAATTAGAAAAATTAATGTTATATTTTCAAATAAAAGAAGAAATGATTATGGTGTTGTGGGATGAAAATATGGAAGATTGTGTTTTATCAAAAATGCAGGAAATTTTAGAAGAAAAGGTTGGGATTTGGATTAAGTTAAATACAGATACAGATCAGTTAGATAAAAAAGATGAACTATTTATTAGAATATTTTCCTCTTCTTTTTTAGTAATCATTAAATGGTGGTTCGAATGTGCGCCAAAATGTTCAGCTAGAGAAGTTGTAAAACTTGTATTTGACAGCAGAGAATTAGCACATGGTAAAACTTTTGAATAA
- a CDS encoding metalloregulator ArsR/SmtB family transcription factor gives MRHQNTDCEIIYVDIFNKVKKGMPQEVLTNKLSTFFKIMGDGTRVRILWALDKNEMCVCDLSVLLNMTKSAISHQLKLLKDNSLVCSRREGKHVFYSLDDDHIRDIFEKAVEHLTEEK, from the coding sequence ATGCGACATCAAAATACGGATTGTGAAATTATTTATGTAGATATTTTTAATAAAGTAAAAAAGGGGATGCCACAGGAAGTTCTTACAAATAAACTTTCTACTTTTTTTAAAATCATGGGAGATGGGACCAGAGTTCGTATTCTTTGGGCTTTAGACAAAAATGAAATGTGTGTGTGTGACCTTTCTGTATTACTTAACATGACCAAATCCGCTATCTCTCACCAACTGAAACTTTTAAAAGACAATAGTCTGGTTTGTTCGCGAAGAGAAGGAAAACATGTTTTTTATTCACTTGATGACGATCATATCAGAGATATTTTTGAAAAGGCAGTAGAGCATCTTACTGAAGAAAAATAA
- a CDS encoding ATP-binding cassette domain-containing protein, whose translation MLELKDVYFEVKENNSSKYILKNINLKIGDHFVVITGPNGGGKSTLAKLITGIEKPTSGQILFNGQDITNMSITDRAKIGIGFAFQQPVRFKGITVGDLITLAAGKNLSTENACRYLSEVGLCAIDYIHREVNNSLSGGELKRIEIAMIIARGTKLSVFDEPEAGIDLWSFNNLIQVFEKMYQKIHGSIIIISHQERILNIADQIIVIDGGEVKQVGKKDEILQRLLNSSKSCKFYKGE comes from the coding sequence ATGTTAGAATTAAAAGATGTTTATTTTGAGGTGAAAGAAAATAATTCTTCAAAATATATATTAAAAAATATTAATTTAAAAATTGGAGATCATTTTGTTGTTATTACAGGACCAAATGGAGGAGGAAAGTCAACCTTAGCAAAATTGATTACTGGAATTGAAAAACCAACTAGTGGACAGATCCTGTTTAACGGACAGGATATTACAAATATGAGTATAACAGATAGAGCAAAAATCGGAATTGGTTTTGCATTCCAACAACCAGTTCGTTTTAAAGGAATTACCGTTGGGGATTTAATTACATTGGCAGCTGGAAAAAATCTGAGTACAGAAAATGCATGTAGATATCTATCAGAAGTAGGGCTTTGTGCAATAGATTATATTCATCGTGAGGTAAATAATAGTCTTTCGGGTGGAGAATTAAAGAGAATTGAAATAGCTATGATTATTGCAAGAGGCACAAAACTTTCTGTTTTTGATGAACCAGAGGCGGGAATTGACTTATGGAGTTTTAATAATTTGATTCAGGTGTTTGAAAAAATGTATCAGAAAATTCATGGCTCAATTATTATTATTTCCCATCAAGAAAGAATTTTGAATATTGCAGATCAGATTATTGTAATTGATGGTGGTGAAGTAAAACAAGTTGGTAAAAAAGATGAAATACTTCAGAGACTATTAAATAGTTCTAAAAGCTGTAAATTTTACAAAGGAGAATGA
- a CDS encoding SufD family Fe-S cluster assembly protein — MMDAIHRNLLKEVIGFHEIPLGAYNIRTNGKVVGRNTTENIDIVIKTDKPGIDIIIKPNTKNESVHIPVLLSESGFKEMIYNDFYVGENSDVTIIAGCGIHNGGSDASEHNGIHSFFIGKNAKVKYVEKHYGTGHGSGERIMNPTTIIEIDNGGYMEMDTVQIEGVNSTKRVTKATLKDSSTLVIQEKIMTHGNQTAETEFEVNLDGVNSSTNVISRSVAKDNSYQLFLSKINGNNKCAGHTECDAIIMDNASVRAIPEIAANCIDASLIHEAAIGKICGEQIIKLMTLGLTETEAEEQIINGFLK, encoded by the coding sequence ATGATGGATGCAATACATAGAAATTTATTAAAAGAAGTAATAGGATTTCACGAGATTCCCTTAGGGGCTTATAATATTAGAACAAATGGAAAAGTGGTTGGAAGAAATACAACTGAGAATATAGATATTGTTATCAAAACAGATAAACCGGGAATTGATATCATTATTAAACCTAATACAAAGAATGAGAGTGTGCATATACCTGTTTTATTAAGTGAGAGTGGTTTTAAAGAAATGATATATAATGATTTTTATGTTGGAGAAAATTCCGATGTAACTATTATTGCCGGTTGTGGAATTCATAATGGTGGAAGTGATGCATCTGAACATAATGGTATCCATAGTTTTTTTATTGGTAAAAATGCGAAAGTAAAATATGTAGAAAAGCACTATGGAACTGGCCATGGGAGTGGAGAACGTATTATGAATCCTACAACAATTATAGAAATTGATAATGGTGGTTATATGGAAATGGATACTGTACAGATTGAGGGAGTTAATTCTACAAAGCGTGTGACAAAGGCGACTTTGAAAGATAGTTCTACATTGGTTATTCAAGAGAAAATAATGACTCATGGAAACCAAACTGCTGAAACAGAATTTGAGGTGAATCTAGATGGTGTGAATTCTAGTACCAATGTAATATCAAGATCTGTAGCAAAAGATAATTCATATCAATTATTTTTATCCAAAATTAATGGAAATAATAAATGCGCAGGACATACAGAATGTGATGCAATTATTATGGATAATGCAAGTGTAAGAGCAATTCCTGAAATTGCAGCCAATTGTATTGATGCAAGTTTGATTCATGAAGCAGCTATTGGTAAGATTTGTGGTGAACAGATTATTAAGCTAATGACCTTAGGGCTTACCGAAACAGAAGCAGAAGAACAGATCATTAATGGATTTTTAAAATAG
- the nagE gene encoding N-acetylglucosamine-specific PTS transporter subunit IIBC, translating to MAKNSKFLSKIQKLGKSLMTPIAVLPAAALLLRLGQADIWSWTGSLPSGIPWMSSAGSAIFDNLSLIFAIGIAVGLAEENNGVAAISATVGYFVLTNVASKFDSTIDMGVLSGIIIGILSSTLYNKYKDIKLPDYLGFFGGKRFVPIITSLYSLVLGIIFGFIWPPIQNVINNFGNMVAGAGAIGAFFFGLFNRLLIPTGLHHIMNTIFWFQFGTFKNSAGKIANGDLNRFFAGDPTAGTYMTGFFVIMMFALPAACFAMIKAAKDENKKAVSGMLLGLAFTAFLTGVTEPIEFSFMFISPVLYAIHALLTGIALALTSILGIKCGFGFSASLIDYGLNFGISTKPLFIIPIGLIFAVIYYFLFLFFIKKFDLPTPGRESNSEINSNVTVDKSKKSGHSKLEDKAKEILKAIGDSENIDSIDACVTRIRLVVFDGSKIDEAKLKNLGANGIMKLDDKNVQIVVGTIADPLVSKIKLLMKK from the coding sequence CTGTATTGCCTGCTGCTGCTTTGCTTCTTAGATTAGGCCAAGCAGACATATGGAGTTGGACTGGTTCTTTACCAAGTGGTATTCCCTGGATGTCTTCAGCAGGTTCTGCAATTTTTGATAACTTATCCCTTATATTCGCTATCGGTATAGCTGTAGGATTAGCAGAAGAAAATAATGGAGTTGCTGCAATATCTGCTACTGTTGGTTATTTTGTACTAACAAATGTTGCTTCAAAATTTGATAGCACAATAGATATGGGAGTTCTATCAGGTATAATTATAGGTATACTATCTTCAACACTTTATAATAAGTATAAGGATATTAAACTTCCTGATTATTTAGGATTCTTTGGAGGTAAACGTTTTGTTCCAATTATAACTTCTTTATACTCTTTAGTACTAGGAATTATATTTGGATTTATATGGCCTCCAATTCAAAATGTTATAAATAACTTTGGTAATATGGTGGCTGGTGCTGGTGCTATTGGCGCATTTTTCTTTGGACTATTTAATAGACTTTTGATTCCAACTGGATTACACCATATTATGAACACAATATTTTGGTTTCAATTTGGTACTTTTAAAAATTCAGCAGGTAAAATTGCCAATGGAGATTTAAATAGGTTTTTCGCTGGTGACCCTACGGCTGGTACTTATATGACTGGATTCTTTGTAATAATGATGTTCGCTCTTCCAGCGGCTTGTTTTGCTATGATAAAAGCTGCTAAAGATGAAAATAAAAAAGCTGTTTCCGGTATGCTTTTAGGATTAGCATTTACTGCATTTCTTACAGGAGTTACTGAGCCAATAGAGTTTTCATTTATGTTTATTTCACCTGTTCTTTATGCAATACATGCTTTGCTAACTGGCATAGCTTTAGCTCTTACATCAATTTTAGGAATAAAATGTGGTTTTGGATTTTCTGCAAGTCTTATAGATTATGGTCTTAACTTTGGTATATCTACTAAGCCATTATTTATAATTCCAATAGGTTTAATATTTGCAGTAATATATTATTTCTTATTCTTATTCTTTATAAAAAAATTTGATTTGCCTACACCTGGAAGAGAATCAAATTCAGAAATCAATTCAAATGTTACTGTTGATAAGTCCAAAAAAAGTGGACATTCTAAATTAGAAGATAAAGCTAAAGAAATTCTCAAAGCTATAGGTGATTCTGAAAATATTGATTCTATAGATGCTTGTGTAACTAGAATAAGACTTGTTGTTTTTGATGGAAGTAAGATAGATGAAGCTAAGCTAAAAAATTTAGGTGCTAATGGGATTATGAAGCTTGATGACAAAAATGTTCAAATAGTAGTTGGTACTATTGCTGATCCTTTAGTATCTAAAATAAAGTTATTAATGAAAAAATAA